One Arachis hypogaea cultivar Tifrunner chromosome 2, arahy.Tifrunner.gnm2.J5K5, whole genome shotgun sequence genomic window, TTTCAAAACTCTTTGCAAACTCAGTTTTGGAACCTAAACtagtaaaattgaaaaaattttccATTAACTTCGGAGTTTGAAATTTAACAATGTGACACTAGTAACTGCAGAATGCATTTTTCTGGCAGTCATATTTACACACCTTATCATGGATTCCTCTGCTTATCCTATGTGAAGCCTCCCCTGTTCTTGTGTCGGCTTCTTTCCTTTCCTCAATTATCGCCTAACTCACATTAACAGAGATGACATTAGTTCTAAACCATAATCAACGCAACAAACCACCATGCGAGTAAGTTACATACCCCGTCCGTTCCTGTCCTTCTGGTTCTAGTTGAAGTATAATATGCACCATCCACGCCGCCATACGTTACTCTGCTTGTCTGAAAAGAAGCACTGCGAGATTTTGGAGGTTCCACCTTGTAATGATCATTCTTGTAAGTTACATTACTCTGCTTTTTCTCTAATACATAATCAACAAATTAGTAAGTACATGTAAGTGAAACATATATGCAAGTTAAACAAACAAATAAGTCTTGTCCTACTAAGTAACATCGGTTCTATATAACGAAACAAATGATCTATTTCAAAATAACCGTCATACAACCAAAAACACATTGATAAAAGTACTAGACAGATATTGGTAGCAACTAACATAGACAGAATTActcaaaaataagtaaatgcatctaattaatgaatattgaatcatcaaatattaaattaaaggTGTCACTGAAAACACTAATTAATATTATCTTGACAAAAAAGAAGCTACTATAGTGAAACTTCACTGTTTTTGAAACTTCACAAATATATTAAAACAGAGgaagtatataataatatatataaaacggttccgctacgttaccaacagcatatctgccaacttctgccaactcttatttataattgtgtttcatggaagtttgttcatggatgtgtctaataaaaatgtcttttttgtaactgtgtttaatagaagtgtctttatagatatattttctggatgtgtctctttatacatgtatttaaaatatattaattattagacacatctacgaacacacttccatgaaacacaaatataaataagagttgacaagttggcagataatatgttggtaccctatacttttcctatatAAAATtaccattatcatcatcatctggATGCTCCACAGAAGGTTCCATGGTTGATCTATGAATGTTCTGATCAGGGAAATCACCATTTCCCTCTTCATCATCAGAGCCTAATTCCTTTATGACAACTCCTTTTTCTTTGCTTGGGTTTTGCTGCATTGTGGTTCTATTACTTGGACAAAAAAAGCTATCAAAAGGGTCACTGAAAAAAGGATCATCAAATGGATCTCTGCTTCCAAACACACTTGGCATCATCATCATACTTCTACCGAATCCAAAATCTCCAAACCCATATctggattcaaaaatattatctcCAACTTCTCTACCCTTCTTCATACTCATTATAATCTAATCTTCACAATACAAAGCAACAAAAGtccaagaaacaaaaattaaataaacacaaTCACGCAGAAGTTTGTAGCCAAAAAAATTCACCCTTCTGCCACTCCTAATATCTAACATCTAACATCTAACATATATATTCataagataaatattttaaactaCACAAATTGCATGTCTGCACGTAATAAATGGTTTGAATAGATTAACACATTGTATAATTCAGTTTAAAATttcatttatttataattttggatAAACCAATAGGTTATGATCACAAAAACAtcaaattagattaaattaaatattatacatAGCACGAAATCGAGGATGAAATTATTACCTCAATAGATTGAGTCTTAAGATTGAAGGAGGGGAGAAGACAAAGAAGTGAAAAACGGAACAATCTACGCTATTCTGTtggattgtaatttttttttttttttaagatttgaaACTGAAGGGAAACAAAAGGGGCCAGTTTATATGTTAGAGGCACATCACGGAGAGAGTGACACGTGTATTTATTTCATTTCATTTGGCGAAAGCTAGAACCTTCTGGCTCCCTCTCTTTCTTCCTCACCGGGTTCAAATTTTAATACGTAGCTAAACTTGTAGCATGTTCTTGTAAGTTGCAACTTGTAACACGATGGCAATTAACATTTaatgcattttcttttttctttcataattttaaatttgttcttTATCAAGTGATTCTTTTTGGTATTAGAATTTAAGTTtagttttaatgtatttattatggTGAAAATCTATATGCAGTTATTTTGATAcgaagttgatatttaaaaatcgttaaataattcaATAAATTTGATTGAATAATCATTGAACGGTTTTCAACAATCAACTTCATATTAAGACATTTCTAAGTCTTCaccatttattataataatataaaaattgtttaaagtatgatttaatagaaaaataattaaatgctgagaaaaatatcaaaatgaagagGTTTCACAGGATACAAATAAATGGAAATACTGGAGCGATTTTCTCGAGTGTTGGAATGTTATTTGTAAATAAATGTTAATGTCAACATTTATGTTGAATTCAATTATGGAGGAGTTTTTtacccccccaaaaaaaaaaaacttccaaCTGCTTTGTACTTTTGCAATGATTAAAAAATTGTcacgttttaatttttaaaataaaatgatgatagatatttgtttatttttaatattaattatttgaatattttattttacttaataaatatgttacatttttggtaaaaaatttcTTCCTCATATTTGTTGCCATTTGATTATACAAAGTTAAACTGGATAATTTTCCATTTTCATCGTAATAGCAGATCCAAATTCGCAAGCTTAAAAAACAACGTTTAAAAGTAATAATTTATGTGAATATAAAATGTTAAATATAATAAGAAGACAAACTCGTTAAAATAATAACGACCATCTGAAGGAATTAATACAACCGTTAaccttttccttctaaaatcatAATCAAAGATAATCATTACTAAGCTAAAATTCACGGAATTGGATTAGATTTCAAATTTCCAATCAAATATATGAaagctaaagaaaagaaaattgcatTACCTGTTGAACATTTCCTAACATTATGaattaactaaaaaaaacaaCAATGGCTCCCTCTTCAAAACACACCAACAACTTGCACCCCATTGCTCTCTCCTTCACTTCAACATTACACAAGCATCCATTTTGAAATGAccccattttttttttctctaaataaTTGATGCTAAGTGCTTATGCCTATGAATTGCTAGGAGCTCAAATCAGATATACTTTACAAGTTACATCTCTGTTAGAGACATAAAAGTAGACAAGGGTTGTGGAGTTACCATGTCATTTTGTTACATAATGTGCAAATATATTTAGCTTCTTTCTGTTTTCTTAATAACTATTGGGAATCAAAGTCTGGTTTTGATGGATAATCAAGACCTTGTAGTGCTGGCATTTTTCGTAAATCTTCGTCTGAATATGCAGGGATGAACCAGTATTTCTTGTCCATCCCAAATACCTGATACCAAAGCAAAGAAAAAACAGAATTTAGCTTCAACTTACTACATATTGTTTAAGAGCTTTCTACAAAGAACTTTCTATTGAGGAATAAGCGCACTGCACAACTGTTGAGGAACTTTCTACAAAGAACTTTCTAGGTGGATAATcaagaagaaaaatatcatggtATAAACATTGGATTAGAACATATTCAGCATACTTACGAAGAAAGCAACTTAATCAGAAGCAGAAGTGgaagcaacaaataaaataagaaaaggcTGACATTTGTTTTCGCTCTTGTAGAGCCCCATATCGATGAGTTTGACAAAAGCTTCCTACACTACTTTTTGCCTAAAGCATGGTTTTGGGATTCTAAAAGCAAAGTCAAACATGTTATAAGTTCAAATGGTATTTAGCACTGCTACTtaagacccaaaaaaaaaagctaCAACAATCATTTGTAGTTACTATAGTAAGGATATTGACAACA contains:
- the LOC112752989 gene encoding uncharacterized protein; amino-acid sequence: MSMKKGREVGDNIFESRYGFGDFGFGRSMMMMPSVFGSRDPFDDPFFSDPFDSFFCPSNRTTMQQNPSKEKGVVIKELGSDDEEGNGDFPDQNIHRSTMEPSVEHPDDDDNEKKQSNVTYKNDHYKVEPPKSRSASFQTSRVTYGGVDGAYYTSTRTRRTGTDGAIIEERKEADTRTGEASHRISRGIHDKGHSLLRKLGSDGKLDTKQTLHNLEEDELAGFEEAWKGKNMEHGVKGGFDVHRNHSNQGSSGSEQNRNQVWAVPSWENAGRGRGFGSNHETGTDQSGRTKKVVRINIE